The DNA region AGAGCATTTAGGGGGGCAATTGACAATAACCCTTATTTCTGATTTGGGCGTAAAGTACGACGTACATACTATTGATATGGAGTTAATGTCCAAGGCCATTACTAAACTTAATCATCAATTCGCATTAAATTAAATGCAATGCAACTGAAAAAAAACCTTCACCTAACATATTGTACAAATATTCACCCTGGGCAAGATTGGAAAAATACTTTTGAAAGTATTAAGCGTCATGTGCTTGGTATAAAAAATGAAGTTTCAAAGAATCAAGCTTTTGGTTTAGGACTGCGCCTATCAAATAAAGCCAGCGAAGAGCTTGACATGGGCAGTAATTTGACCGACTTTAAAAAGTGGTTAAATGATAATGATTTGTACGTGTTTACCATGAATGGTTTTCCTTATGGAAATTTTCATGACGAGCGTGTAAAAGATTTGGTACATGCGCCAGACTGGACTACAGATGACCGCTTAAATTATACCAAAAGATTGTTTCGTCAACTTTCAGAATTAATTCCCGCGGGATTGAATGGCGGAATTTCAACATCTCCAATCACATATAAATACTGGCATAAGACCCTTTTGGAAACAAAAAATGCATTTGAAGCCGGTGCTAAGAATATGCTTGAAGTTGCCAAGCAATTGTTCAAAATTGAACAAGCTACAGGAAACTATTTGCATTTGGATATTGAACCTGAACCAGATGGTTTGCTAGAAAATAGCGATGAGGTTTTGTTGTTTTATTCGGATTACTTGGTTCCTATAGGTAGAGCTTATTTTAAGCAGGAATTAGGTTTAAATGCAGATGAGGCAGAAACTATAATTAAAAAATATATTACGGTTTGTTATGATGTTTGCCATTTTTCATTGGCTTATGAAGAACCTACCGATACGTTTGCCAAGTTCAAGGCAAATAGTATAAAAGTTGGTAAAATTCAAGTAAGTGCAGCGTTAAAAATTATTTTTAACGGTACCAATGATGAACGAATTTGGGAAGAACTTTCACAATTTAATGAGCCTACCTATTTACATCAGGTAACCGAAAAATTAGACGGAAAGGTTAAGACTTATAGTGATTTACCTTTGGTATTGGAAGGGGATAGAACTCATGAAGAACTAAGGGCCCATTATCACGTGCCTATATTCTTGGAAAAATATGGTGAACTGTTTTCTACACAAGATCATATTCTAAAAACAATAGCATATATTAAAGAAGACCCAATTTCAGAGCATTTAGAGGTAGAGACTTATACATGGGATGTACTCCCAACAGATTTAAAACAGGATTTATCAGTGTCAATAATACGAGAACTAGAGTGGCTTAAATCACACATGTAATATGAAGAAAACGGTTGTCATTAATGTAGTTGGGTTAACAAAACGATTGATAGGTGAACATACACCGTTTATAAAATCATTTTTAGAGAGAGGGCAGGCATTATACATAGAGCCTGTGCTACCTGCCGTTACATGTGCTGTTCAATCTACCTATGTAACCGGTAAATGGCCATCTGAACATGGTATAGTTGGTAATGGTTGGTATTTTAAAGATGAGTGTGAAGTAAAGTTTTGGAGACAGTCTAACAAACTGGTAGAACAACCAAAAATATGGGACGATCTCAAAGAAAAATATCCCAATTTTACCTGTGCCAACCATTTTTGGTGGTACAATATGTATAGCAACGTGGATTTTAGTCTTACACCAAGGCCTAATTATTTGGCAGATGGCAGAAAAATTCCAGATGTATATTCATATCCTGCTGAATTAAGGGATGAAATGCAAAGTACATTAGGGACATTTCCGCTTTTTGAATTTTGGGGACCAAAAACTACCATCAACTCATCTAAATGGATTGCAAATGCAGCTTTGTTGACGGATAAGAAACATAATCCTGATCTAACATTGATTTATTTACCCCATTTAGATTACAATTTACAACGTTATGGTCTTGATTTTAAAATAATTTCTAAAGATTTAAATGAAATAGATGCTGTAGTAAAACAATTGGTACAACATTATGAGTCTTTAGATGCCAGGGTAATACTTCTTTCCGAGTATGGAATTACAAATGTAAACAAGCCAATTCATCTCAATAGAATATTAAGAAAAGAAGGATATATAGCTATACGTGAGGAGCGTGGACTGGAGCTTTTAGATGCTGGTCA from Maribacter dokdonensis DSW-8 includes:
- the eboE gene encoding metabolite traffic protein EboE; the encoded protein is MQLKKNLHLTYCTNIHPGQDWKNTFESIKRHVLGIKNEVSKNQAFGLGLRLSNKASEELDMGSNLTDFKKWLNDNDLYVFTMNGFPYGNFHDERVKDLVHAPDWTTDDRLNYTKRLFRQLSELIPAGLNGGISTSPITYKYWHKTLLETKNAFEAGAKNMLEVAKQLFKIEQATGNYLHLDIEPEPDGLLENSDEVLLFYSDYLVPIGRAYFKQELGLNADEAETIIKKYITVCYDVCHFSLAYEEPTDTFAKFKANSIKVGKIQVSAALKIIFNGTNDERIWEELSQFNEPTYLHQVTEKLDGKVKTYSDLPLVLEGDRTHEELRAHYHVPIFLEKYGELFSTQDHILKTIAYIKEDPISEHLEVETYTWDVLPTDLKQDLSVSIIRELEWLKSHM
- a CDS encoding alkaline phosphatase family protein, coding for MKKTVVINVVGLTKRLIGEHTPFIKSFLERGQALYIEPVLPAVTCAVQSTYVTGKWPSEHGIVGNGWYFKDECEVKFWRQSNKLVEQPKIWDDLKEKYPNFTCANHFWWYNMYSNVDFSLTPRPNYLADGRKIPDVYSYPAELRDEMQSTLGTFPLFEFWGPKTTINSSKWIANAALLTDKKHNPDLTLIYLPHLDYNLQRYGLDFKIISKDLNEIDAVVKQLVQHYESLDARVILLSEYGITNVNKPIHLNRILRKEGYIAIREERGLELLDAGQSDAFAVADHQIAHVYCKNDKDIDKVATLIKAVEGVEKVLYGEDLKDYYIDHDRCGDIVVVADKDSWFTYYFWLDDAKAPDYARMVDIHKKPGYDPVEMMTDPKDKLVMAKVVGKLIKKKMGFRTVMDIIPIDATLIKGSHGRITEDVEDYPIFISNHSFGKKNQTISAIQVRDLIEDHLLN